The Dromaius novaehollandiae isolate bDroNov1 chromosome 3, bDroNov1.hap1, whole genome shotgun sequence genome includes the window GACGAGAAATGGAAGAGACATACTTGTTTCTTCAGAGCTGAGAGTTAAAGCTCGGATTTGCCCTCCTGCAGCTCTCATCGAGCCAGCACAGTATCTCTGGAGGATACGTTCAGCACGTTAAAGCCACCAGGTTTCCTCCCTTGtggcaaaaggaagcattttcccCTTTTGTCCCCATCTTTCCTCCTGCACCCAAACCAGCCGAGCCCAAGAACCGAAGCTGAGTGGCACTTTTGCCATCAGCAGTCTTCATGACTCTGGCCACCAGTGTCCAGCAAAAAAATACTGCCCTGGCACCTTCCAGGGGCAGCTGGCCCCGGAGCACAGCCAAGGGgactgggagaggaggcaggtCCCGAAGCCTGCGCGGTGCTCGTGTGATGGTGTTCACCCTTCCAGTGCTTCCCTCCAACTTGGCACAACTTGGAGAAACAATCAACTGTTCATAGGATCACTTGTTAAAAAGACCAAATACCCCAAGCATCAGCATGTAAAGAAAGTTAGGTGAAGCATTTACAGCCCAGCCTGGATGGACAACAGTTATTATTTGTTTGATTTTCCATCCCATTCTGTTTCTGAAATCATGAAATGGGGAACAGGGCAGGGGAATCCAAATGCACTTCTGCTCCTTCAGTTGTTAAACATCCACAGTTTTCCTAAATACATGCTCACAGTCTTCCTGGTGGTTGTCTCACAACCTTGCCGGCTGAGATTGCTGTCTCTTATAAATATCCCACCTCAAGAAGACCCCCCAGTCCACAGACAGCAAAAAAATCGGTGATTTATCAGTCTCACACTTTGTCTCCAGCTAATTCTAAGCATTATCATTCAAATACTTCAGGCAAGCTTGAGACCTCAGTTTAGCTCTTAAATGATAAGAGCAAAGAGGTCTTTTTAACCTGGTATTTTAGAGACCTTACTAAAAATGCAGCCTCACAAAATTCTCCAGCACATTGAGCAGACAGATCTCCACGCACAGTCTTAGAAGAAATTAGCCAGAGATAACTGTGGGCACTGAAGatagaaaatactttaaataccATCTTACATGCTGTACATGCAACATTTAACAGCTACAGCTCTAGCTTTTCCTAATAATGTGAAAAATGATATTATTAATCCCACTTTTCATGCCGAGTACGTGTTAAACTTACCCCAGGCTAGGCGAAGCTCCGTCAGCACTGGCAGTTGCCAGAGTTGGGAATTAGCGCTGTGCAAgagagcagagaaaggagagcaaTGGTGGCCTGACGTTTCCCAGGATGGGACTGTCACATGCTCATCGCTGATTTGAAATGCAAGCATAACAAATGCCTTCTAATTATGTAATCTTCGGGTCACATCCTTGCATCCCCATGCAAAAATCAGGACTGCGCGCTTGGAAGAAGACGATACcgactttttttccttctcaatgAGACTCGCGCGTTGTTGCAAAGGGAAGCCTCGCCAAGTGACGGGCAGAGGGGGCCGTGCGGTGCGAACCGGCTCCTGGTATGGGCTGTGCTGCTTCGCCAAGCTCCACGGCTGTTAAGTACCTCCTGTGGCACCCGCGCGAGGCAGCCTGCGGTTGGCGACGGGGATGTGGGACCAGCTCCTCCCCGTCTCCCGTGGCACCTCGGCCTCCGAGCGCTGCCAGGCCGGGACGGTGCCTTGCCTCCGCGCCTCCCCTTGTTCAAGGGCCAAGAGCAAAGTCGCCAAAGACACCAGGGAAGGGGAGCAGCAACCACCAGCACTAGtgtattttccatttctggtTAGATCGTGAAAAATTCcccttgaggaaaaaaataagggggggtgagggaggtgggggactgggaggcagcagcactgagcgcctgtttcatttctttgctaAGGTCCTGCAGGTCTTTGGCTCCAAAGGGAGTCAAGAAGACATGGGGAGAAAGCATGTCACCCAAGGCCAAGAGCATCAGGAAAAGGTTTGTGCTAGTCCAGTGAGTCACTCCAACATGGAAAAACAGGGAGACATAGAGGaataggaaaaagagcaaaaggaagaagaatttcTCACTGAAAGACACAGATCTGCTTCAAAGACTCCCGTCAGGCAAAAAACCTGAAATGTAAAATCACGTAGCCTAATTCAGTATAATTACTGTGCAGCACAGATAAAAAGGTGGGGATGCGGAGTCCCAGAGAAGGAGCTGGAAGGACGGACTCCTGGATTAACAAGGCTCTGTGGAAGATGCTGCTGCCTCTGAAGTCAAGGACTAGAGACAGAGAAGGCTACTTCTTTTTTGGAGCTGGCTATTTCTGGAGCAAAACAGAACTGAGCAGACTAAAATTCTGAAGAAGCAATTtgctggaaaatgcatttttggtaGGTCAGAAATACCTGTGAATTCAACAAACGGTTctggctagaaaaaaaaataataataaaaaaaaatgtagcttcaccagtttaggaagaaaacatttcaaatacagattttcCTACAGGCAGCTTTAATAAAAAGGGTGGAAGGAGTTATATTGCAAATGATCACTGAGCTGCTTTGTTTCAGACAGCCCAGTATGTTTCAGTGAGCTGATCATGtgctgttttttcattttgctaaGAACCCACCAGACCCTCCAAACCTTCAAAATGGTTTGACAGCAGCAGAAGGGGATGCTTTCGTATGTCCAAGGAGCTTTTCTCTAAGCAAAGTATTAAGCATCCTTGTTCTATGGCTACAAGGAAACACGGATGAAAAGCCATACCCTTGGATGAGCTTTCCGGTCACAGAGGTGTTGCTGGCATGTGCCATTTTGCTCCGATGGCCTTCTCCTCCACTTTCTTTTCCACGCCTGGGCTATTGCCACAGCTAAGGACAGCAGCGGGCCAAGCCAGCGATGTTTGTTAGCAACGGGTGGCATCTGGCAGTTAAGCCTATTTAACACACTTCTTTCCCCAGTCTCCTGTGGTGGATTTAAGGGCCTGTTAATTTCACCTCCCACTGACTGAGAATCGGCATGGAGGtgattttctgattctttttttccccatattttagCAAAATGAGAGGAATATTTGAAGGCACATCTGAAGGAGCAGCATTTGTGCATCGTGTCTGCAAATGGAGGCAAGGACAGTTATTTACTAAAACTCTGTTAAACATCTGGCAAGCAAAGActcaaaaatgcacattttttcctgacagcactgttgtttttttcttttttttttttttttttactagaaggCAATTTTCCTGCTTTGTAAAGCCAAGTATTTAGATACATAGAGCAAAGAGACTTTTGATGACCAGAcccaaacaaaaatagaaatagatTTATCACTGCATTAGACCTTCTGACAGGGGCAGTGGCAGAGATCAGCTGCCCATGCGTGCTCTCCCATCTATTTCCCTCCCACAGAAAAGTAGCTTTGGTGCATGACAGAGATAAATCTTTGAGTAGTCTTTTGCTGAAACCAGGGGTTTATGGGCTTGCCCTGGGAGGAGTAATTACCGTGCTACAGCTGCACCTGCTCTCTGtgctgacacccccccccccccactatgCCAAGCCTGCCTTAGTGTAAACATGATCATATGAGTGCTGTGTTTGCAAAGGCTACTGTGGGTGGagaggtttgttttttctgggaAAGTTACACAAGTTGAGCATATATTAAGCTTCACTGGTTGACGATAGTTTTTTTTCGGCTTCATCTTGAGGAACCCGGGAGAAAGAAATTCCTtggacaaattaaaaataaaaagaattctaGTCATTAACTTCTCCACTTATAAATTCATTGTATTCATCCCCATTTCTTAAAGGTTTGCACTTAGAAAACTTCAGCTgatcaaactgaaaagaaaaataactgtttattCTATTTATTAGTGATAGGCATcttcagaagttatttttaataaacgAAGAAATGAATGCCTGTTGAAAACTGGTCACAGCTGTTTGAGCCCCGAATGCAACTAAAGAGCTGCCTTAAAtcagtgctgctgtcagtgccaaACAGCTACATTTTCAGCTTCTGCTTCAGTCCCACTGATTCTTTGTGATGAAACGTGCCGCTCCACTCAACTCCTTTTTCATCTATAAATTCTCCTTCACCTTCCAGCCTGTAACAGCATAAATCCAGTCTGTTAATGAAGAATGCAGTCTGTTTGTGGTAGCATGATGCGTGCACAAGCTCAGTAAAAAAATTACCAGGAACCAGAAACTTCCCAGTCTAGACTAAGTAACTGCCTTAACTTTCTTCCCTAAGTTTTGACTTAGAAGCTAGGAAGACTTACGAAGCACACAGGTTAGACAGCCAAACTACGTATTCCTTCTTTTGCAGAATTGTATTTACACCAACATCTTCCCAGCATGTAGCCTGTACGGGAATAGCATCATAGTCCTGGTCATGATTTGAGATCAGTGAGGATCAAGTCTTGTGAAGTTTATCCTGACTTTCATTAGGGGCATCCTAAAGGTGTGTGCCTGTATGCAGCCATTTACTGGGTGGTAttattgctgaaaaaaatgaccTGCTCTTACTCTTTCCCCATCACTCTAAGTGGTGTTATGACAAAGTGCAGGGATTTACAGCctcctgtgggaaaaaaatgtaactgctGTGTGATTTCACTTCTCACAAGGCATCTATCTCTGCTGATCTTTGAAAGCTGTGATCAAGCTCATAATTATACCTGAAAACTGCTACAAAGAAGAAATGTCTATGTACCAATATCCCttgcaaatgaggaaaaaataacctttaaaaccAATTATTGGAGATTTGttccccttaaaaaaataaagccaccTAGCAGTCAAAGCTAGTTGCCATGGTGCTGCCTATATCATTCTCCCAGAAAAACTGCAGTGATCTGGTGAACTGACACCTATCTTGTGCGAGTAGGTGGAAACCAGCAGACCTGAAACTTGGCTAAACAGCCTGCGTTAGGCTGTCAGGGTGCAGCATGTATTAATAATCACAAATCAGTGTCAAACAAGAAAAAGTTTTGATTCCCTGGGGAAAATGGCAGTGTATGTAAAGATGGGGTAtctgctgcagagcagggtgTGTCTACATCAGCATTTTAATTTAGATCACAAGTTTGAATCAGCATCAGCTCTTTTGCTGTACAGATCAGATACTAGTGACAAGCACTGTGCTGGCACTTCTGTGTTGGGCTGTATTTTTCCCATGAGAAAGAACAGAGGCATTACCCTGACATTCTTGAGAGAAGATGCCTGTAAAGCCACATATGTGATCTCTTGATGAATACCCTCACCAAAGTGATGGTTATTTACAGTTCTAGTCCTCACGCAGAGGTCAGATGGCATTTAATGTGACAGCAAAGACAGAAGCTCTTGAGCAGATTTTAACATGCCACTGTAATAGTGGCATCCTTTAATTGAACTAGATGTGTTCTGAAGCATTGAAACAAGTGTCTTTTTCCTCAGATAATAGTTTGAGATTATGATTATTGACAGGTTTTCATTTTGTATCCAGCTACATTTTGCGAATGTGTATTGAATTTGGTGTCTggtcatttaaaaacagaattggCCATGCTTCTAGTACTGCTGCTGTGGGCTATTCATCAGGGCAAGACAGGGCCATTTTCTGATGAAAGACTAGCTATTACCAACACATACACCTTTTAGACTTTCTTCAGATGTGAGACTAGGgaggtacttaaaaaaaataaacctaaATTAAACCTAGCAAACTTGACAGAGAGGTCATTTAATGAGAATAAACAGGAACGCCCTGATGTCATTTTTTACAGTTCATCTTCTCATTAGATCTGCCTTGTAGATTATAAAGTGGGTATCAGCTTTTTGTTTTAGGAGAAGGCAGTATCTTCACAATTCAAAACACACATACACTCTTATTCAAGAGAAATGAACTCAGCTGCTGCTTTATATGAGCAGCCCTAAAACTTTTTATTCTGAGTGACAAAAATAAACCTCCAGATTTTCCCATCTCTCTGGAATTTGTACTTTATCTCAAAAGTAAGTAAACAAAAAACTTCACAAGCAGCTATCAGCACAAATCAGCACTGTATTTCTTTGAGTCTACAGGCAGACAGTTTGAAACAGTAACTCTCTATTAGATCTGAACTGTTCTGTTCCTCTGAACTGTGTGCAAGCCCAAAGACTTGGTAACAAAATAAAAGGTGGGTGGATGGGATAACCATCTTGAAAACTTCCGACCGGGAAAAAAATCATCGACTTCTGACTGATCTCATGAAAAGCCTACTACTGGGATCACTGCACTCAGAGACCAGTGCAAATTTCCTGGTACCAAAAGAAGTCTACTCCCATGCTGGGTCAATTTTAACTGGACTTTAAACCTTACAATTTGAAACTAATGGAAGAGACTATGTGACTCTTCAATTTTAGACCTACTTGTTTTCTCTGAATGGTCCAATGTACTTTGCTCCATTTGGAAATGTGTAGGTTCCTACTCCATGAAACATGTTGTCTTTGAACTCGCCTTCATAAACTGCCCCGGAAGGATGTTCAAACCTTCCCATACCATTCATCTGCATTTAATGAGAGATGGAGGATAAAGAAAAGGGTTAATGTTTATGTTTACAGTATTACTTCCTTTCATTACAATATTATTTCAGATAACTGAAACCTGAGTCTGCTGTCATATTCAGGTAAATGGAGAGGACAGTGACTATTCTTTCAAACTTAGTTCCTGCTTCTACAAGGACTTCAGATAGAGCTTAGAAGTTTCTGCCCAACCCAAGTGCCCAATAAAGCCTTCCTCTGATGGGAATTTCACAGGATCTTGAGAATCTATGCAGCCAGGGAACTGCTGTCTCCTACCCTACAAAAAACTCATCTGCCCTGACAGCCTGAGGGGTTAATTAAATTTTCCAGAATTTCCTTCTGTGAATCAAGGCAGAGTAGGTCTTTCATTTGTTCACCCCAGGCCACTAAGCCATCCCTTGGGATTTAAATCCTTTACAGCGCATTTGTACCATAATCTTAACTGTTATTAATGCACAAACATTTTTGTAAGAGACTGAAAAGAAGGACAGGACACTGTTTCCTAATTTCAAACCCTTGTCTTTTTTCAGGGCTATGTCCTCTCCAACACCAACAGAGTTTCCTGTACCTGCTAACTAATTCCTGGAGAACCTAATGGCCAAGGGGTGCCAAACAACGGTGCATCTCTTAATGGGCCGGAGCTCCAGTTTCTTTCTGGGAGGTGCGAGTGCGGTGCGTGTGCAAATGCAGCAAGGCCCTGCCTAACCCCCCGTGCATGCCGCAGCCCACCCCAGCAGCGCTTTCGTGGAGGGTGTGCCGTGCTGGGGGCCCCCCCTCTGCGCTGCCCAGGGGCTTCGCCGGGGCCTGCCCGCCCGCAGGCACCACCGTATCTCACGGGGGCCTTCGGAGGCCGTGGGACATCCTGAGACCCCAAATGTCTGAATCCTCCAGGCAGAAGAAGCGCCTGTCGCGTCGATCTGCACCTCTTCTCCTCAGGCAAGGGCTTTCCTTTCCGTATGGTGCAGCAGGCTCCGCTCCCGGAGCCGAGGGCCTTTGCAGCGAAACAAAATCACCTTGTCATTTTTCCAGTTGCCGATGTAGGTGATCCCACCGGGGCTGGTGTGCACGCCGTGCCCGTTCCTCTTGAGCACGCCCTTGGTGCTCCTGGTGCACTCCCCctctgaaaaaaggaaaggaaaggaaaaatgagcaCCTGAGCAGCAGTGACCGGCGCAGTTTCGCCTCAAAGCCATGCCTAGGCAGGCTGCGCAGCAGTGGGAGCGGGTGGCCGGCCCTCCCTACCGTACGTGTCCTTGTTGGGGAACACAAAAGACACTTTGAAAACCGCAGCACCTGGCAAAAGAGGGAAACAGCGGTGTCACTTTTCTACAGCGTTGTCCTCACGCTGGTGCTTGGGCCTTTTTGCACCGCGTGAGGCAACGCCGCCTTGCCGCTGGGGATCATTTACAGTGAAGCTCCCCCACCTTCCCTAAGGCACAGCACGCATGAATATAGACACATAGGGGCAAACATAGGAGCAGGACCCAGCTCCATCCCAGCTCCTGATTTTCCTGTTTAATTAATGTccgggggggatggggggggggtgttgttacCGGCCATGGTTGCTAGGCGGAAGTGTCTGCGGTTGCTAGGGAGCCCGGCGGCCCGGAAGGGGAAGGCGGGCACTTCCGGGTCAGCCGGCGCGGTGCGAGCCGGCCCGAGAGGtaggggcggcggggagggaggaagagggggccGTGGCcggggggaatgggggggggggggtccccgggggggcggggcaggGTGCCCCAGCGCGGACAGCGATGCCGTGCCTGCCGCGGCTCCGTGCGCGGGGGAGGGAGACGCAGCCCCCCTGGAGTCCCAGGGCTGGACAGCATCGCTGCTAGGCTCAGTCTTTCCTCCGAGGCCGTGCGCTTTTTGCTTAGAAAAACCGTGAGGAAAAACAGGATCCGTTTTGGTTTTTAAAGCCGCCGAACTTGTTTAGCAGTGTTGTGGAAGAATGTGCTTTACTTCAGGTGTGTGCAAATGTGAGAACATGTAGGTGGTTAACTGCAGTCTGAGAGGGGATCCCTTCTTATCATATGGAAAAACAAAGTAACGTATACAAGACCCTTGTGACATGCTAAATCATCCTCCTAATGGgggggcatttttttcttcctcagcaagAGAACATGAGTTCagcagggaagagaagaggaaagcccaacagaggaggaggaagagcgagaggaggaggaggaaaaggaagaggaggaggagggagaggaggaggcagcagctaTTCAAACAAGTCTCAACTTGGTGGAAATAGGAAATGTTCAACAAGAATTTGGGATGATGGGGATGATTTTTGTCTCTTCGAGGAACCAAGGCTGGAGTCCAGGTCCTTCCATTAATTTGGGAGTATTTGCTGCAGAGGTGTTTGGGATATTTTGGGGCTGCTTTTTGGTCATCTTTGAATGTGCAGAAGTGCAAAGGGATTCTTAAATTTTTGAGCTAAAGCTGTTGCAGTATAATACTACTTTTACATGTCTGTTCTAATTAGTGTTGTTAACCATCTTTTTAGCTGTGAAAGGGTtttgggtttttgctttttttaagatttgaacCTCTCTGTTAATTTTCTCCCTTGTCTGAAAAGTAATTACAGAACATCTTTGATCAGAACACACAAATAAACACAGGATAATCATTTTTGTGTGTTACAAAGCAGAAATTGGACCACACAAAATAAGCAATTTTGAGTAAATTTGTTATCTTGAATGCCCTGTAGCCAGTCAAGCCCAGAAATACTTGGTTGTACTGTAGTCTGACCACACCTTTACCTAGTAAAACATTTATTAACTCACTATGAACTTGGCATGGGAAGAAATGCATATATGCATGTGCATAGATGACAGAAGAGTGTTATTTGGTTTTCTTGTTCTGAAATACAGGGCTGGATCCTAAAGTTCAGTCAACATCATTTCAGCCAGGCAAATGAAagtcattgttttgttttatttttattttaatttgtagaTCGAGTGCCCCTGCCAGAAGAGGAGGGCAAACAAGACAGAGAGCTGAAGCCAGAATGCCTCTGCAGACCATACACATGACATCGGAGAACCAGAGAAGAGTGAAAGAACTTCTTCGAGAGCTTCAAGGGCAGGAGCTGGCACCTGAATCAGAGTTAGTTTAAATAGCGGCGCTACTTCCAGCTCTTCTAGATGAGCATGCTGTTAGAAATTAAAACagtgttcttttttcccttaactTTTAATTTGATCTCCGATCCTCTGGTTTTTGAGTCTGCTTTTGTTTCCTGTACAGTATTAACTCAGGGAAAGGGGCAGTAGAATTCTCCATTTGCATGAATAGCACAGTTTTTTTGTCTAATCAGCAATatagttctgttttattttaaaatttagtaactttttttttttttttatcagagtaGCTGGTTCTGGTGAAGATGATGATGAACCTGATTACCTTGATGATGAGCAGTGTTGGTCAACGGATCAAGAAGTTTCTGACATAACTCCAAGGTCTTCTGCTGAACCAGCTGAACACAGAATTGTGGAAAGTGAGGTGTCTCCGTTTGCTGTGCATAAACTGTCCAGGTGATGCTTTTCACAGTGCATAGTTTGTATCCTGAAGGGGTAAATCACTCTAGGTTTGATACTATGAGCCCTTGGTGCCCAGAATTCCTCCTGACTCCAGGGAAGTTGTGTATGCAGAACTACTAGGATTGTATCTcctcatttttttaatcttcagctAGATGAACTTAAAATAATGGTTTTATGAAAAGAAATCATTCTAGCCTGTTTTCAGTGAAGATTTCAATTCTTTCtccaagaaaatgaaacagatatTGTGAAAGCTCAGGCAGCATTGCTGAGTGATTTATGTTTCTTGCAGGTAGGTATAACTTCAAAAACTTGAAAGCTTTCTTAATCCTTTTTGCTCAGATATgagcatttattaattttttttgttagagAGCACTTGCTGTGTGAGAAGACTCAGCTTTTTCTGAAGAGTTGAGTTTACGGGTGCAACTGGGAAATCTAATCCCTATAGCTCTTATATGGTACATTCAGAGGTGTGAGACAGTTGCCATGTAACCTAATCTGTCACCTTCTAAACAACAGGCTGGCACTTACAGAAAGTAAAACCTGCTGCCTGCCATGGTCGTTTAAAATAGCGTAAACATTGGGGTTCTTGCAATAGGTAGTATCTCATGGTATACATTGTCCTTAGTGTAAGCCTATCAAACAGATCTATGATTATTTTGCTTCGTACAAGTCTCTCTCTCACCTGTTGTTGCGTTTGCTCTGTTTTGTTGCAGGTATGGTTTCGACAAGGAGCATTGTAGGACGGTGCTGAGATCCTGCAACGGTAATATTGGGGCATCACTGGAGTATTTGCTGTTGCAGTGCTTTGCAGAAAGATACGGAGAGAAGATGCaggtttctgcagcagctgctcaggcCGGTCGAGAAGAATGCTTAGACCAGAGACAAGAAGAGGCTTTTGTCCTCCGGTCAATCTATGGAGAAAAATTTGTAGAAAGAATTCAAAACCGAGTTTGGACTTTTGGTTTGGAACTGGAGTACCTAACAAACAGGCTCAGCAAATCTAATCAAAAGGGTAGCTCTACTAGAGACACAACAAAGCAGACTTCACAAGAAGTATGTAAATTTTATCTCCAAGGAGGCTGCAGGTTTGGTTCAAAATGCAGATTCAGACATGAAGTTCCTCCAAATCACCCCCTAAGACCAGCCAAGAGCTGTGTAGATGATGCTCATCTCAGACCTAACAGTGATGACTCTCCCATGTATGAACTTGAAATAAGATTTCCCGAAGAAAACAAGTATCCGCTCCAGGCACCTCTTGTGGCGTTTTATTCCACCAATGAGAATCTACCTCTTGCTTGTCGTTTGCACATTGCTGAATTCCTCTTTGGAAAAGCCTTGATAGCCGCGGAGTCTAGCGAACCAGTGGTGTACGCGTTAGTGACCTGCTTAGAAGACGAATCTGAAATAAGCCAGTTGCTTAAAAATACTCACCACAAGTACAGTGTTCCTCCTCTGTCCCTGCCGGCAACGCCTGCAGTAAGGCTGCGTACGGATAGTTCGCCTGGTTCGAATGAGGTGTCGGAAGGTACACCGGATTTCCCTCTAGTGCTTCGGGGCAGAGAGCAGccaagaggttaaaaaaaagagacagcacaGAGCACAATTCAGGCATCTGTTCCAAATCTATTCCTGTCGGTTATGGTCATGCAGCGAGCCAGATCCTTAATCTGTGCCTCGGGAAGTCCCTTCCTTAACAGAAGTGCAGCAGAGAGGTTTTCTGCTTGCAAGACCTGAGTGAAAGGAGTGCAGAGTTAATGAGTTTTGGTTTGTGGAGTGAATGAGGCCTGTTTCCACACAGTCGCTAAAAACTGAGAGAGGGAGTGTGAGTTCACCAAAATACTACAGACTTACATTTGGAAGGGATTGGAGAAGGTTGTCTACAAGCTTTGGTACTTCTGCTATTCACCAGTTCTGAAACATCTAGAAACTTAAAAAATTCCTAGCCTCTGCCCTAAATTAATTGTGTAAAGGTGGAGTAAATGTTTCAAGTGGGTCTAGAATGTGTTCCATGGTGTCACCTCTTTTTCGCATGCACATGCAACTGGGTTAATTTCACAGGGGGAAGAGTTGGGACCCCCTGTCATTTATGGCAGGGTGACAGCAACTACGTGGCAGAGATGACCTCCTAGCTCTCACCTCTAAAGCTGTCTTACCTAAGGCAAATGTTATTAAAGAGAGTTTGCAAGAATAATTGCATCATGTTTTAGAGCACCTAAATGGTGACAACCTAATTTTTTTGATT containing:
- the MORN2 gene encoding MORN repeat-containing protein 2 isoform X2, with protein sequence MAGAAVFKVSFVFPNKDTYEGECTRSTKGVLKRNGHGVHTSPGGITYIGNWKNDKMNGMGRFEHPSGAVYEGEFKDNMFHGVGTYTFPNGAKYIGPFRENKLEGEGEFIDEKGVEWSGTFHHKESVGLKQKLKM
- the MORN2 gene encoding MORN repeat-containing protein 2 isoform X1, with translation MELGPAPMFAPMCLYSCVLCLREGAAVFKVSFVFPNKDTYEGECTRSTKGVLKRNGHGVHTSPGGITYIGNWKNDKMNGMGRFEHPSGAVYEGEFKDNMFHGVGTYTFPNGAKYIGPFRENKLEGEGEFIDEKGVEWSGTFHHKESVGLKQKLKM
- the MORN2 gene encoding MORN repeat-containing protein 2 isoform X3 — protein: MAEGECTRSTKGVLKRNGHGVHTSPGGITYIGNWKNDKMNGMGRFEHPSGAVYEGEFKDNMFHGVGTYTFPNGAKYIGPFRENKLEGEGEFIDEKGVEWSGTFHHKESVGLKQKLKM